One window of Sphingomonas paeninsulae genomic DNA carries:
- a CDS encoding TonB-dependent receptor: MIKTILSSSALAALLLPALAHAETASDAGSNSDILVIGTDPNNANEATQTGSRLGLTILETPASIETLSGDVIRARGDLSIVDAVTRATGISSVANPGNGGTGLAARGFSDQGSVMILYDGVRLYPGAGTVTFPTDPWTVDRIEVLRGPASVLYGQGAIGGAVNVISKKPQQDRTVFDFEAGYGSQNSWRIGAGAGGPVNQTLSYRVDASRTGSDGWVERGNSKSFAVSGSLRFAPTDNFSLTLSDDYSDQHPMRYFGTPLIDGRLDDRNKRLNYNVSDAVMHFEDNRTTLRAEWGLADGIQLVSTAYRLTTSRHWRNLESYFWDGTTSKVDRTDYLGIDHAQTQVGDQTSLTVSHPIAGLHNDFVIGFDVNDIKFRHSNNFYPGAASISDSPVDPFIFVPGLFDTTVPIQPVFRTRTLQYSFFAEDRLKLNDQISLVAGINHEHANVKRYTIAANAAETQVLDKSLNNTTWRIGAVYQPLPTLSFYAQYATAVDPLGSLVTFSPSDAQFRNTTGDQVEAGFKAAFWHGRGTFTFAAYRIVKKNLLVRDPADLMSTTLLQVGQRSSKGLEGLLSLELPEGFGLDANASVLEARFDSFNTGGISYSGKTPPSVPEATANLWLRYDVTARFQTRLGLRYVGKTYSDNANQFRVPGYAVVDGGISFAVTKNVAANLRVYNLFDKNYATTTYNDEQWLLGRPRSIEVSISGRF, encoded by the coding sequence GTGATCAAGACCATCCTTTCCAGCAGCGCGCTCGCCGCGCTTCTTTTGCCTGCACTTGCTCATGCCGAAACGGCATCCGACGCAGGAAGCAATTCCGATATCCTTGTAATCGGCACCGACCCCAACAACGCCAATGAGGCCACGCAAACGGGAAGCCGCCTTGGCCTGACTATCCTCGAGACGCCGGCCAGCATCGAGACATTATCGGGCGATGTTATCCGCGCGCGGGGCGACCTGTCGATTGTCGATGCCGTCACGCGCGCCACCGGCATCAGTTCGGTTGCAAATCCCGGCAACGGCGGAACTGGCCTCGCCGCACGTGGCTTCAGCGATCAGGGCTCTGTCATGATCCTCTATGACGGCGTCAGGCTTTATCCCGGCGCGGGCACCGTGACCTTTCCGACCGATCCCTGGACTGTCGACCGGATCGAAGTGCTGCGTGGTCCTGCCTCGGTCCTCTATGGGCAAGGCGCAATTGGCGGCGCGGTCAATGTCATATCGAAAAAGCCGCAGCAGGATCGGACGGTTTTCGATTTCGAGGCAGGCTACGGATCGCAGAACAGTTGGCGTATCGGTGCCGGTGCCGGCGGCCCCGTGAACCAAACGCTATCCTATCGGGTCGATGCCAGTCGGACCGGTTCAGATGGCTGGGTTGAGCGCGGCAATTCGAAGAGCTTTGCCGTTTCCGGCTCACTGCGCTTCGCCCCGACCGACAACTTCAGCCTCACATTGTCGGACGATTATAGCGATCAGCATCCGATGCGCTATTTTGGAACGCCGCTGATCGACGGCAGGCTCGATGACCGCAACAAGCGCCTGAACTACAATGTCTCGGATGCGGTTATGCATTTTGAGGACAATCGCACCACGCTGAGGGCTGAGTGGGGATTGGCCGATGGCATCCAGCTTGTCAGCACGGCCTATCGCCTGACCACAAGCAGGCACTGGCGCAACCTTGAGAGCTATTTCTGGGACGGCACGACCAGCAAGGTTGATCGTACCGACTATCTGGGGATCGATCATGCCCAGACTCAGGTCGGCGACCAAACCAGCCTGACGGTCAGCCATCCGATCGCGGGCCTGCATAATGATTTCGTGATCGGTTTCGACGTCAACGACATCAAATTCAGGCATTCGAACAATTTCTATCCGGGAGCGGCCTCCATTTCCGATAGCCCGGTCGATCCCTTCATCTTCGTTCCGGGCCTGTTCGACACCACGGTCCCGATCCAGCCCGTTTTTCGTACCCGCACCCTGCAATATTCTTTCTTTGCCGAAGACCGGCTGAAATTGAACGACCAGATCTCGCTGGTCGCCGGGATCAATCACGAACACGCCAATGTGAAGCGCTATACGATAGCGGCGAACGCTGCCGAGACGCAGGTTCTGGACAAGTCGCTCAACAATACGACCTGGCGGATCGGCGCAGTCTATCAACCGCTGCCTACACTGTCCTTCTATGCCCAATATGCCACTGCGGTTGATCCGCTGGGTTCTCTCGTGACCTTTTCCCCGAGCGATGCTCAATTCAGGAACACTACCGGCGATCAGGTCGAGGCCGGTTTCAAGGCGGCCTTCTGGCACGGGCGAGGAACCTTCACCTTCGCGGCTTACCGCATCGTGAAGAAGAATCTGTTGGTACGCGATCCCGCCGACCTGATGAGTACCACGCTGTTGCAGGTCGGCCAGCGGTCATCGAAGGGCCTGGAAGGCTTGCTCTCGCTCGAATTGCCGGAAGGGTTCGGACTCGATGCCAATGCCAGCGTACTGGAGGCCCGCTTCGATTCGTTCAACACCGGGGGCATATCCTATAGCGGCAAGACTCCGCCGAGCGTGCCCGAAGCCACCGCTAATCTCTGGCTGCGCTATGATGTGACTGCGCGTTTTCAGACACGCCTCGGCCTGCGGTATGTCGGCAAGACTTACTCTGACAACGCCAACCAGTTTCGCGTGCCCGGCTATGCCGTGGTGGATGGCGGTATTTCGTTCGCGGTGACGAAGAATGTCGCGGCCAACCTGCGGGTCTACAATCTGTTCGACAAGAACTATGCGACCACCACCTATAATGACGAGCAATGGTTGCTCGGGCGGCCTCGCTCGATCGAAGTTTCGATCAGCGGGCGGTTTTGA